From Aquificota bacterium, one genomic window encodes:
- a CDS encoding thioredoxin family protein, translating to MKFFILMLIIPTLLFSAETIPFLKPSFLNLKEDLEEAKRDNKFLFIMFHQEGCPFCDKMRKVTFQNNMVRDYYTKHFYMIEIDIRGSNEVIDFDGKKLTERQFSLKHGVRLTPVFMFFDKEGKVVAKVPGYIEPQEFILIGRYVVEGHYKNKNLVQFIRENKAR from the coding sequence ATGAAGTTTTTCATACTTATGTTAATAATACCTACATTACTTTTCTCTGCTGAGACCATACCTTTCCTTAAACCGTCCTTTTTAAACCTTAAAGAAGATCTAGAAGAGGCAAAAAGAGATAATAAATTCCTTTTTATCATGTTTCATCAGGAAGGATGCCCTTTTTGCGATAAGATGAGAAAAGTTACTTTTCAAAATAATATGGTTAGAGATTACTATACAAAGCATTTCTACATGATTGAAATAGACATAAGAGGTTCAAATGAAGTAATTGACTTTGATGGTAAAAAATTAACAGAAAGACAATTCTCTCTAAAACATGGTGTAAGATTAACACCCGTCTTTATGTTTTTTGACAAAGAGGGCAAAGTGGTAGCAAAGGTGCCAGGCTATATAGAGCCTCAGGAGTTTATACTCATAGGTAGGTATGTAGTAGAAGGTCATTACAAAAATAAAAATTTGGTGCAGTTTATTAGAGAAAACAAAGCAAGATGA
- the fliN gene encoding flagellar motor switch protein FliN, translating into MEEEKQENIMDMWASALKEQEEASKQEQQKQEVKQEEDVEAEISDKLKRFLDIPLHVEVVVGSTVITLGELLHLDTGSVVELEQNVEAPVDIKVNGKLIAKGEIVIIEDKFGVRIIDILGKEERIKEVI; encoded by the coding sequence ATGGAAGAAGAAAAGCAAGAAAATATTATGGATATGTGGGCATCTGCCCTAAAGGAACAAGAAGAAGCATCTAAACAAGAACAACAAAAACAGGAGGTTAAACAGGAGGAAGATGTTGAAGCAGAAATATCAGACAAGCTGAAAAGGTTCTTGGATATACCCCTACATGTGGAAGTGGTAGTAGGTTCAACTGTTATTACGCTTGGAGAATTGCTCCACCTTGATACTGGATCAGTGGTGGAACTGGAACAAAACGTGGAAGCCCCAGTTGATATAAAGGTAAATGGAAAGCTTATAGCCAAAGGTGAGATAGTTATAATAGAGGATAAGTTTGGTGTTAGGATTATTGACATACTTGGAAAGGAGGAAAGAATCAAGGAGGTAATATGA